A region of Stigmatopora nigra isolate UIUO_SnigA chromosome 6, RoL_Snig_1.1, whole genome shotgun sequence DNA encodes the following proteins:
- the LOC144197585 gene encoding putative ATP-dependent RNA helicase DDX5, producing the protein MPGFSDRDRGRDRGYGGGPPRYGGGRGGGRGGPPPPKFGNPGERLRKPHWNLDTLPKFQKNFYQEHPDVTRRPIQEVELYRANKQITVKSRDCPKPIIRFHEASFPNYAMDVIAKQNWVEPTPIQAQGWPVALSGKDMVGIAQTGSGKTIAYLLPAIVHIQHQPFLEQGDGPICLVLAPTRELAQQVQQVAAEYGRASHLKSTCIYGGAPKGPQIRDLERGVEICIATPGRLIDFLECGKTNLTRCTYLVLDEADRMLDMGFEPQIRKIVDQIRPDRQTLMWSATWPKEVRQLAEDFLKDYVQINIGALQLSANHNILQIVDVCNDMEKEDKLLRLLEEIMSEKENKTIIFVETKRRCDEITRRMRRDGWPAMGIHGDKSQQERDWVLNEFRYGKAPILIATDVASRGLDVEDVKFVINYDYPNSSEDYIHRIGRTARSQKTGTAYTFFTPNNMKQANDLISVLREANQAINPKLIQMAEDRGGRGRGGRGGYKDDRRDRYSGGVRRDNFAAGGYRENDRGFGNGPRGGGYGGKVPNGGGYGGNGGGNSGGGYGNNYSNGQGNFGGPSNQSGAFGNQSFQGPSQFGGMQRPSQNGMNHPFPYASQPPHAQQPPAPPPMAPYSIPPPYAQ; encoded by the exons ATGCCTGGATTTTCAGACAGAGACCGTGGCCGAGATAGAGG ATATGGTGGAGGACCTCCTCGATATGGAGGTGGTCGAGGAGGCGGCAGGGGTGGACCACCCCCACCAAAATTTGGCAACCCTGGTGAAAGGCTACGAAAGCCCCACTGGAACCTTGATACGCTTCCCAAGTTTCAAAAGAACTTTTACCAAGAACACCCCGATGTCACTCGAAGACCAATT CAAGAAGTTGAACTGTACagagcaaacaaacaaatcacaGTTAAAAGCCGAGATTGTCCCAAACCAATTATAAGGTTCCACGAAGCGTCATTTCCAA ATTATGCTATGGATGTGATCGCCAAACAAAATTGGGTTGAACCAACCCCTATTCAGGCACAGGGGTGGCCGGTTGCGCTCAGTGGCAAAGACATGGTTGGCATTGCTCAAACTGGTTCAGGGAAGACTATTGCA TACCTTCTGCCTGCTATTGTGCACATCCAACATCAACCCTTCCTGGAACAAGGGGACGGACCTATC TGCTTGGTTTTGGCGCCTACACGTGAGCTGGCTCAGCAGGTGCAACAAGTTGCTGCTGAATACGGCAGGGCCTCCCATCTTAAGTCAACATGCATTTATGGGGGCGCACCCAAAGGACCTCAAATCCGGGATCTCGAGAGAG GAGTTGAGATTTGTATTGCTACCCCGGGTCGTCTCATTGACTTTCTGGAGTGTGGGAAAACCAACTTGACGCGTTGTACCTACCTCGTGCTTGACGAAGCTGACCGCATGCTCGATATGGGTTTCGAACCACAGATTCGCAAAATTGTAGACCAAATAAGG CCAGATCGCCAGACCCTGATGTGGAGCGCCACCTGGCCCAAAGAAGTACGGCAGCTTGCTGAGGACTTTCTGAAAGACTATGTGCAGATTAACATTGGAGCGCTTCAGCTCAGCGCCAATCACAACATCTTGCAGATTGTCGATGTTTGCAATGACATGGAGAAGGAAGACAA ACTGCTTCGCTTGCTGGAGGAGATCATGAGTGAAAAGGAAAACAAGACAATTATTTTTGTGGAGACCAAAAGGCGCTGCGACGAAATTACCAGAAGGATGAGGAGAGATGG GTGGCCAGCAATGGGAATTCATGGAGATAAGAGTCAGCAGGAGAGAGACTGGGTCCTAAATG AATTCCGATACGGCAAAGCCCCGATCCTCATCGCCACGGACGTGGCTTCCCGTGGCTTAG ATGTGGAGGATGTGAAATTTGTCATCAATTATGACTACCCTAACTCCTCCGAGGATTATATCCACCGCATTGGACGCACAGCCCGGAGTCAAAAAACGGGCACAGCCTACACTTTCTTCACCCCCAACAACATGAAACAGGCTAATGATCTCATCTCAGTGCTGCGGGAGGCCAACCAGGCCATTAACCCTAAACTCATCCAAATGGCAGAAGACCGAGGAG GTCGTGGAAGAGGTGGACGAGGTGGCTATAAAGACGACCGCCGAGATAGGTATTCTGGAGGTGTACGGCGTGACAATTTCGCCGCCGGAGGCTACAGGGAGAACGACAGAGGGTTTGGAAATGGGCCAAGAGGTGGTGGGTATGGAGGCAAGGTGCCAAATGGTGGTGGATACGGTGGCAATGGCGGTGGTAACTCAGGCGGCGGCTATGGCAACAATTACAGCAATGGTCAGGGTAACTTTGGTGGTCCGTCCAATCAGTCGGGGGCCTTTGGGAACCAAAGTTTCCAGGGCCCCTCTCAATTTGGGGGCATGCAAAGGCCTTCCCAGAATGGCATGAACCACCCGTTCCCTTACGCCTCTCAGCCGCCACATGCTCAACAGCCACCTGCCCCGCCCCCAATGGCGCCCTACTCCATTCCGCCACCCTATGCCCAGTAG